Within the Micromonospora citrea genome, the region CGACAGCCCGGGGTGCACGGCGGCCGGGAGACGGTGTGCACGGGCGCCGGGGCGGGCGCGGCCGGCTGCCGGCCGATCAGCCAGCAGAGGAAGCGGGCCACCGGTGGCTCAGCCGACCGGGAGGCGCTCGGCCTCGGACCGGGAGATGTCGTACTGGGCGCCGCAGAAGGTGCACTGCTGCACGTAGCGGGTGCGGATCGGGATGATCGGGACGAAGAAGAGGCTGAACCTCGTCGACCGCCGGGTGATGACCTGTGCGGCGTGGTTGCCGCAGTTGCGGCAGACCTGCTGCACCACGCCCGACCGGCTGACCTTGGTGCGGAGCCCGAAGATGAAGAACATCGCCCGGCAGTACCCGCTGCGGGCCCCGCAATCACCCCCCGACCCGCGTCAGGGGCGGAAATTTCCGGCGCGGGCGGCCGACAGCTCCCGCAGGAACGCCAGCCCCTCGACGGCGAGGGCGTCGGGGCCGGTGGCGAGCGGCCGCCACACGGACATCGGCACGGCCAGGGCCGGCGCGGTGAACGACTCGATGCTCACCTGGCCGGCATAGCCGATGTCGGCCAGGGCGTCGAGCATCGCCGGCCAGTCGAGGTGGTCCCCGCCCGGCGCGCCCCGGTCGTTGCCGCAGACCTGCACGTGCGCCAGGCGGTCACCGGCCGCCCGGATCGCGGCCGGCAGGTCGCGTTCCTCGATGTTCATGTGGAACGTGTCCAGCGCGAGGCCCAGCCCGACGATCCCGTCGACCGCCTCCAGCGCCTGCTCGACGGTGTTGACCAGGCTGGTCTCGAAGCGGTTGAGCGGTTCCAGGGCGATCGTCACGCCCCGCTCGGCGGCCTCGTCGGCCAGCGGGCGGAGCCGGTCGCGGAGGCGGGCGACGGCGGCGCGGCGCGCGTCCGCGTCGAGCAGCCAGGTGCGCCCGGCCGGGGCGTAGAGCGGGCCCGCGACCACGGCGGCGCCCACCCGGCCCGCCAGCGCCACGCAGTGCCGCACGAAGTCGGTCGTACGCCGCACCACCTCGCCGTCGTCGGCGAGCAGGTCGTGCTCGGGCAGCAGGCCGGCACAGACCGCGGGGGCCAGGCCCAGCCCGGCGAGCAGGCCCCCGGCCGACGCCGCGTCCCAGTCGCCGGGCGCCTGCACGGGCAGCTCGACGGCGTCGAAGCCCCACGCCCTGATCCGCGGGGCGAGCCGGGCCAGCGCGTCGTCGGTCAGCGGCGCGACCCACGCCCACGTGTTGATGCCGATCCTCATCGCCGCCCGCGCCTCCCCGCCGCAGTTCGCCGACCGGCTCACCGCCGGGCGGCTCGGCGACCAGCCGCCGAGATCCGTCGACTGTAGAGGATCATGCGCGGCTCGGACGGGCCCGGTCGGGGACGGCGGTGCCCGGCCCGCCGGGGCCGGGCACCGCCTACGCGACGGTCAGGTCGTCGCCGATGCGGCCTGCGGCTCCAGGCCGGGCACCTCCGACGGGAGCCAGATCGGCTGCCAGTCCTTCATCTCGTGGTAGCGGCGCAGCTCCGCCAGCCCGGAGACCGACCCGGCCCAGGCCCCGTACGGCGGGTTCTGCTCGTCGAAGCCGGACTGCACGAAGGTCAGCTTCGTCCTGCCCTGCGACTCGGCCAGCTCCCAGGTGCTGACGCCCGTGGGCCCCCAGTCCACCGACAGCTTCCGGCCGGGCTCCAGGTCGACGATCTTGGCCGCGAAGCCGGACTCGAGCCCGCCCATGGCGTAGCGCCCGCCGACCCAGGGCTCGATGCCGATCGGGTAGCCGAACCAGGCGGTGGCCTGCTCGGAGTCGGTCAGCGACTCGAACACCTTCGCCGCCGGCGCGTCGATGAGTATTTCGCCGCGCAGGTCGGCGGAGGTGAAGTCGACCTTCGGCAGCAGCGGCTGGCCCTCCAGGTGGGCGGCCAGGTTGGCGATCGACAGGCTCCAGTAGGTCTGGAGCACGCCCCGGATGGAGCTGCCGCTCATCGCCTCGGCGAAGTCGAAGTGGCTCTGGGTCAGGGTCAGCACGGTGGAGTCGGGGCTCTCCGCGCGCAGGGCGAACTCGGTGGTGGTCTCGACCCCGTCGAGCAGCCAGGCGAAGCGCAGCGTGTCGTCGTCGACGTGCAGCAG harbors:
- a CDS encoding zinc-ribbon domain-containing protein codes for the protein MFFIFGLRTKVSRSGVVQQVCRNCGNHAAQVITRRSTRFSLFFVPIIPIRTRYVQQCTFCGAQYDISRSEAERLPVG
- a CDS encoding sugar phosphate isomerase/epimerase family protein encodes the protein MRIGINTWAWVAPLTDDALARLAPRIRAWGFDAVELPVQAPGDWDAASAGGLLAGLGLAPAVCAGLLPEHDLLADDGEVVRRTTDFVRHCVALAGRVGAAVVAGPLYAPAGRTWLLDADARRAAVARLRDRLRPLADEAAERGVTIALEPLNRFETSLVNTVEQALEAVDGIVGLGLALDTFHMNIEERDLPAAIRAAGDRLAHVQVCGNDRGAPGGDHLDWPAMLDALADIGYAGQVSIESFTAPALAVPMSVWRPLATGPDALAVEGLAFLRELSAARAGNFRP
- a CDS encoding SRPBCC family protein; the encoded protein is MTEPMKLPARLAAPVEAVRRALTDPAELRVWLAEHAEVELPHRYEFWGRHTPEGDAPHQRLLHVDDDTLRFAWLLDGVETTTEFALRAESPDSTVLTLTQSHFDFAEAMSGSSIRGVLQTYWSLSIANLAAHLEGQPLLPKVDFTSADLRGEILIDAPAAKVFESLTDSEQATAWFGYPIGIEPWVGGRYAMGGLESGFAAKIVDLEPGRKLSVDWGPTGVSTWELAESQGRTKLTFVQSGFDEQNPPYGAWAGSVSGLAELRRYHEMKDWQPIWLPSEVPGLEPQAASATT